Proteins encoded by one window of Fusarium graminearum PH-1 chromosome 1, whole genome shotgun sequence:
- a CDS encoding phospho-2-dehydro-3-deoxyheptonate aldolase → MSSSNVGNQADSEDWRIRGYNPLTPPDLLQHEISQSPESKKTVLEGRNETVAIVNGTDEKNRLLVVIGPCSIHDPAAALAYCDLLLKEKEKHKDELLIVMRSYLEKPRTTVGWKGLINDPDIDGSFKINKGLRISRQLFVDLTAKGMPIASEMLDTISPQFLADLLSVGAIGARTTESQLHRELASGLSFPVGFKNGTDGSLGVAIDAIGAAQHPHHFLSVTKPGVVAIVGTEGNNDCFVILRGGTKGTNFDAENIALAKEALQKKGVRQRVMIDCSHGNSSKDHKNQPKVAADIAGQISKGEDGIMGVMIESNINEGNQKVPAEGKSGLKYGVSITDACISWEDTISTLNTLAQAVKDRRKLASSNGA, encoded by the exons ATGTCTTCCTCT AATGTTGGCAACCAAGCTGACTCTGAAGATTGGAGAA TCCGTGGTTACAACCCTTTGACTCCCCCAGACCTGCTCCAACACGAAATCTCCCAATCCCCCGAATCTAAAAAGACGGTCCTCGAAGGACGCAATGAAACTGTCGCTATTGTCAATGGCaccgacgagaagaaccgATTGCTCGTTGTCATTGGCCCATGTTCCATCCACGACCCCGCGGCTGCCCTTGCCTACTGCGACCTCctcttgaaggagaaggagaagcatAAGGATGAGCTTCTTATCGTTATGCGATCCTACCTTGAGAAGCCGCGCACAACTGTCGGCTGGAAGGGTTTGATCAACGACCCCGATATTGATGGCAGCTTTAAGATCAACAAGGGTCTGCGCATCTCTCGACAgctctttgttgacttgactgcCAAGGGCATGCCTATCGCCAGCGAAATGCTGGATACTATCTCACCCCAGTTCCTTGCTGATCTACTGTCAGTCGGTGCCATTGGCGCTCGTACAACTGAGAGCCAGCTCCACCGTGAACTTGCCAGTGGCCTGAGTTTCCCTGTGGGTTTCAAGAACGGCACTGATGGTTCTCTGGGCGTCGCTATTGATGCCATTGGTGCGGCCCAGCATCCTCACCATTTCCTCTCAGTCACCAAGCCTGGTGTtgtcgccattgttggtACCGAGGGCAACAACGACTGCTTCGTTATCCTCCGAGGTGGTACCAAGGGCACCAACTTCGATGCTGAGAACATTGCTCTTGCCAAGGAGGCGcttcagaagaagggcgTTCGACAGAGAGTTATGATTGACTGCAGCCACGGAAACTCTTCCAAGGATCACAAGAACCAGCccaaggttgctgctgatatcGCTGGTCAGATCTccaagggcgaggatggcATCATGGGAGTCATGATCGAGAGCAACATCAACGAGG GTAACCAAAAGGTTCCCGCCGAGGGCAAGTCCGGGCTTAAGTACGGCGTCAGCATCACTGATGCCTGTATTAGCTGGGAGGACACCATCTCTACGCTCAACACTCTTGCGCAGGCAGTAAAAGACCGCCGCAAGCTTGCCAGCTCAAATGGTGCCTAA